In Phormidium yuhuli AB48, one genomic interval encodes:
- the purQ gene encoding phosphoribosylformylglycinamidine synthase subunit PurQ, protein MKFAVIVFPGSNCDRDVIYVTQDILKQPTRKVWHQDTDLGDSDVVVVPGGFSYGDYLRCGAIARFSPIMRSVLDHAKAGKPVLGICNGFQILTEVGLLPGALVRNRDLHFICDRVPLRVEHPERLWTNAYGSQTQITLPIAHGEGRYHADAETLAQLEDQGQVLFRYCRPSGAVDEAGNPNGSLNNIAGICNEAGNVLGMMPHPERAADPQLGATDGLALFKGLLQSQLAAV, encoded by the coding sequence ATGAAATTTGCTGTAATTGTCTTTCCGGGGTCCAATTGCGATCGCGATGTTATCTATGTCACTCAAGATATCCTCAAACAGCCCACTCGCAAAGTCTGGCATCAGGACACGGATTTAGGAGATAGTGATGTGGTGGTGGTTCCCGGAGGCTTTAGTTATGGGGACTATCTCCGCTGCGGGGCGATCGCCCGCTTTTCTCCGATTATGCGATCGGTTCTCGATCATGCCAAGGCCGGTAAGCCGGTGTTGGGAATTTGCAATGGCTTCCAAATCCTCACGGAAGTTGGGTTACTCCCCGGGGCCTTAGTCCGCAATCGCGATCTTCATTTTATTTGCGATCGCGTCCCCCTGAGAGTAGAACATCCAGAGCGACTCTGGACTAACGCCTATGGCAGCCAAACCCAGATTACCTTGCCCATCGCTCATGGGGAAGGCCGCTATCATGCCGATGCTGAGACTCTCGCTCAACTCGAAGACCAAGGCCAGGTTCTCTTTCGCTACTGTCGGCCCTCGGGAGCGGTGGACGAAGCGGGAAATCCCAACGGTTCGTTAAATAATATTGCAGGGATTTGCAATGAAGCAGGAAATGTGCTAGGGATGATGCCGCACCCTGAACGAGCCGCTGACCCACAACTGGGGGCTACGGATGGTTTAGCTTTGTTTAAAGGGCTGCTTCAGAGTCAACTCGCGGCGGTCTAA
- the purS gene encoding phosphoribosylformylglycinamidine synthase subunit PurS, with protein sequence MSQTYQAQIYVTLRPSVLDPAGTAVQSGLQQLGFTGVAGVRIGKYVELTVTAETEAEARQQVDQMCDRLLANPTIENYRFEVQALTEGVAA encoded by the coding sequence GTGAGTCAAACGTATCAAGCCCAAATTTATGTCACCCTGCGTCCTTCGGTCTTAGACCCGGCAGGAACGGCGGTGCAGTCCGGATTACAACAACTCGGCTTTACAGGAGTTGCCGGAGTCCGCATTGGTAAATATGTTGAATTGACCGTGACGGCGGAGACGGAGGCTGAGGCTCGACAACAGGTAGACCAGATGTGCGATCGCCTCTTGGCTAATCCCACCATTGAGAACTATCGCTTTGAGGTTCAGGCCCTGACGGAAGGAGTGGCGGCATGA
- a CDS encoding Fur family transcriptional regulator — MKTRRTRSQEKILTLLNAQGRSLSAQDIYIKLREQNQSMGLATVYRSLDSLKLEGLVQVRTLATGESLYSSRQQDKHHLTCLQCGASIPIGECPVHDLEHRLQDKHQFKIFYHTLEFFGLCEACMDNNNSDSAHP; from the coding sequence ATGAAAACCCGTCGCACCCGTTCCCAGGAAAAAATTCTCACCCTCCTCAACGCTCAAGGGCGATCGCTCTCCGCCCAAGACATCTATATCAAGTTACGGGAGCAAAATCAGAGTATGGGCCTAGCGACAGTCTATCGTTCTCTCGACTCCCTCAAACTCGAAGGCCTCGTCCAAGTTCGTACCCTGGCCACTGGGGAATCCCTCTATAGTTCCCGCCAGCAAGACAAACATCACCTCACCTGTCTCCAGTGCGGGGCCTCAATCCCCATCGGCGAATGTCCCGTCCATGACCTGGAACATCGCCTACAAGACAAACATCAGTTCAAAATTTTCTACCATACCCTAGAGTTCTTTGGACTCTGTGAGGCTTGTATGGACAACAACAACAGCGATTCGGCCCATCCCTAG